A single region of the Silene latifolia isolate original U9 population chromosome 8, ASM4854445v1, whole genome shotgun sequence genome encodes:
- the LOC141594263 gene encoding uncharacterized protein LOC141594263: MKTTTCDQLQQKRTSKGKQKIPITRIVNKNSRQVTFTKRRLGLFSKCSQLCSMFPGTQFAAIAFSVGGKPFSDGYPSVDNVVERFLNDTQKDGNFRNDVGDGNNWWETPIDDMNLEDLEKFKTAIERLKKEVVSRVDEIGCSNELECVTNDANFDTQMSDNWMFSDNCREITESIDLGSINTDVGNLFDVIKSVNLGCNDVTYTVSPEFSDNCSELLLESIDFESVDASLGAHASDYSSWMEDSIVPELFPEYLPEDSYLLGSLSCC; encoded by the coding sequence ATGAAGACAACTACTTGTGATCAGCTCCAACAAAAAAGAACCAGCAAGGGAAAGCAAAAGATCCCGATAACCCGAATCGTCAATAAGAATTCACGTCAAGTTACCTTCACAAAGCGTCGACTTGGGTTATTCAGTAAGTGTTCTCAGCTTTGTTCTATGTTTCCCGGTACGCAGTTTGCCGCGATTGCTTTTTCTGTTGGTGGAAAACCCTTTTCTGACGGGTACCCTTCTGTCGATAATGTCGTTGAACGTTTCCTTAACGATACTCAAAAAGATGGTAACTTTCGGAACGATGTTGGTGATGGTAATAATTGGTGGGAAACCCCCATTGATGATATGAATTTAGAGGATCTGGAGAAGTTTAAGACGGCTATTGAAAGGCTGAAGAAGGAAGTGGTTTCGAGGGTCGATGAAATCGGCTGTTCTAATGAACTTGAATGCGTCACTAATGATGCTAACTTTGATACCCAAATGTCTGATAATTGGATGTTCTCTGATAATTGTCGAGAAATAACAGAAAGTATAGATCTTGGGTCAATTAATACTGATGTTGGTAACCTCTTTGATGTAATTAAGAGCGTTAATTTGGGATGCAACGATGTTACGTATACTGTCAGCCCTGAATTCTCTGATAACTGTTCTGAATTATTATTGGAAAGTATTGATTTTGAGTCGGTTGATGCAAGCCTTGGCGCTCACGCTTCTGATTACTCATCGTGGATGGAGGATAGTATAGTCCCGGAACTCTTCCCCGAGTATTTACCAGAAGATTCTTACTTGTTAGGCTCCCTTAGCTGCTGTTAA